A window of Accipiter gentilis chromosome 24, bAccGen1.1, whole genome shotgun sequence contains these coding sequences:
- the LOC126050077 gene encoding gap junction alpha-3 protein-like — translation MGWWFGRLWGGRVWRVAVLQGTVTRAMGDWSLLGRLLESTQEHSTVVGKVWLTVLFVFRILVLGAAAERVWGDELSGFSCDTQQPGCQNACYDSTFPISHLRFWVLQIIFVSTPSLVYLGHILHLVHLEEKAQQQAAARAGSGARWQHPRQPQLPVGDTGGQVCMRGAILRTYVCNVVFKALLEVGFIVGQYALYGFQLKPLYTCSRWPCPNTVNCYISRPTEKTIFILFMLGVACVSLLLNLVEIYHLGLTKCWQGPGPKSRILPSPGGPLGTHRTCVTLPSSGSPVAAGRAPHGLAPLGKAGTWLGGASGSHGKARAADLAV, via the coding sequence ATGGGGTGGTGGTTTGGCAGGTTGTGGGGTGGTCGTGTCTGGAGGGTGGCTGTCTTGCAGGGCACTGTGACGCGTGCCATGGGGGACTGGAGCCTGCTGGGGCGGCTGCTGGAGAGCACCCAGGAGCACTCCACCGTGGTGGGGAAGGTCTGGCTCACTGTCCTCTTCGTCTTCCGCATCCTGGTGCTGGGGGCGGCTGCTGAGCGGGTCTGGGGTGACGAGCTGTCTGGCTTCTCCTGCGACAcgcagcagcctggctgccagAACGCCTGCTACGACAGCACCTTCCCCATCTCCCACCTCCGCTTCTGGGTCCTGCAGATCATCTTTGTCTCTACCCCCAGCCTTGTGTACCTAGGCCACATCCTGCACCTGGTGCATCTGGAGGagaaggcacagcagcaagcagcagcacgGGCTGGCAGTGGGGCCAGGTGGCAGcaccccaggcagccccagctccctgtgggggacacggggggacaggTCTGCATGCGCGGGGCCATCCTGAGGACATATGTCTGCAACGTCGTCTTCAAGGCTCTTTTGGAAGTGGGCTTCATTGTGGGCCAGTATGCCTTGTACGGGTTCCAGCTGAAGCCCCTCTACACCTGCAGCCGCTGGCCCTGCCCCAACACTGTGAACTGCTACATCTCCCGGCCCACTGAGAAGACCATCTTCATCCTCTTCATGCTAGGGGTGGCCTGTGTGTCCCTGCTGCTCAACCTGGTGGAGATCTATCACCTGGGCCTCACCAAGTGCTGGCAGGGGCCAGGCCCCAAGTCCCGCATCCTGCCCAGTCCTGGTGGCCCTCTGGGGACCCACAGGACCTGCgtcaccctgcccagcagtggCAGCCCCGTGGCTGCTGGCAGAGCGCCTCATGGCCTGGCACCCCTGGGGAAGGCGGGTACATGGCTGGGGGGGGCCAGTGGGTCCCACGGGAAGGCGCGAGCTGCAGACCTGGCAGTGTGA